A window of the Deltaproteobacteria bacterium genome harbors these coding sequences:
- a CDS encoding CooT family nickel-binding protein has protein sequence MCLSNIYIEEKKQDKLVLEEAGLVGVDGENVQVRSLFGESKNLEGYYISEVNFMENYVILRKCEGHGGHG, from the coding sequence ATGTGCCTCTCAAACATATATATCGAAGAAAAGAAGCAGGATAAGCTGGTATTGGAAGAAGCCGGACTAGTGGGTGTGGATGGTGAAAATGTTCAGGTCCGCTCGCTTTTCGGAGAGAGTAAGAACCTGGAAGGTTACTATATATCCGAAGTCAACTTTATGGAGAACTATGTGATACTAAGGAAATGCGAGGGTCATGGAGGACATGGATGA